The nucleotide window AACACATTAGCCAATTTTTGCTGAACGATAAAAGGGCAGCATACGGCAAACAGATTCTTTGGACACTGTCGCAAGAATTGACGGAGACGTATGGCAAGGGTTGGCATGAAAAAACATTAAGGCATTGTCTCCGCAGTGCGGAGACTTTTACCAAAATTCAAATTGTCTCCGCAGTGCGGAGACAAATGAGCTGGACACATATCCGAACCATTATGTATCTGAAAGATGAAATCCAAAGGGAATTTTATTTGGAAATTTGTGCCAATGAACGTTGGAGTAGCCGGCAATTACAGGAACGCATTAACTCCATGCTATTTGAGCGCACTGCCATTAGTAAAAAGCCGGAGCTAACCATACAAAACGATTTAGAAAAACTAAGAACCACACAAGAAATAAGTTTGCCGTTGGTTTTTAAAGACCCTTACCTGTTAGATTTTTTAGGCTTGGCAGATACCTACAGCGAAAAAGATTTAGAACAAACTATTGTTTACCAATTGCAGCTTTTTATTTTAGAACTGGGTAACGATTTTGCTTTTATGGCAAGGCAAAAGCGTATTACAGTGGATGATACTGATTACTATATTGACCTGCTGTTTTACCACCGCAAACTACGCAGGCTGGTAGCCATTGATTTAAAATTAGGCAAGTTTGAACACAGCCATAAAAGCCAGATGGAATTGTACTTGCGCTGGCTGGCCAAATATGAACAGCAGGAACACGAACAAGCCCCTATTGGCTTAATACTTTGTGCCGATAAAAGCAATGAAATGGTAGAACTGCTTGAAATGGATGCCACCGGAATACAAGTGGCACAATACCTTACCGAACTGCCCAGCAAAGAACTGCTGCAACAAAAACTGCATGAAGCCATTGCGATTGCAAAACATAGATTGGAGAATAAAAAAATGGAAGAAGAATGATGGAAGTTGAGCGAAATAACCAGCGAAGTAACCCATGAAAACAAGCTGGATTTTATCTTTTCGATATTTTGTATCGAGGAAATAATTAAAGGATTTAATCCCTACATTTGAATGAGCATTCATTCACTAACACTGAAAATAGCAATCAATGCCTGATAAGTCATACACCCATTAATCCGCTTTAGTGATAAAGGAATATCGACTCAAATTGGAATATTATAAAATCTATTTTTCTATTTAATAATTACATCAACATTTTTATTTAATTCTTTTCATCATTTTACTCTACACTTTCTGATGATATATCCAAAGGTTCTACCTCTCCATTCCCTTCCAACTCAATCACATTCCCCTTCAACTCCACGCCATCCACAATCACTTTTATTTTCCCATCGGCTTTAATTATTTCGATATGATAATGTTTATCATAATAGCGATAATTTACTTTATAGGAATTCCATTCTTCGGGAATGCAAGGAATAATTTTTAGTGTATTTCCTTCTTTGTGAATACCAAGAAATGATTCTGTAATTAAACGA belongs to Bacteroidota bacterium and includes:
- a CDS encoding DUF1016 family protein, which encodes MTKQLQETEQFLFTDIKHLIESSRQRVAVAVNAEITMLYWNIGKHISQFLLNDKRAAYGKQILWTLSQELTETYGKGWHEKTLRHCLRSAETFTKIQIVSAVRRQMSWTHIRTIMYLKDEIQREFYLEICANERWSSRQLQERINSMLFERTAISKKPELTIQNDLEKLRTTQEISLPLVFKDPYLLDFLGLADTYSEKDLEQTIVYQLQLFILELGNDFAFMARQKRITVDDTDYYIDLLFYHRKLRRLVAIDLKLGKFEHSHKSQMELYLRWLAKYEQQEHEQAPIGLILCADKSNEMVELLEMDATGIQVAQYLTELPSKELLQQKLHEAIAIAKHRLENKKMEEE